CCACTATGCGGACTCTGCTCCGGTTTGTTCCGCCCGTTCGGGATTGTGCTTTTTCGCAGATAGGAGCTTTGATCCCGTTGCCAAGTGTACCACTCTGGCATCCAGCCGCTGCACCGGTTCCGGTTGATGGCTCACCATAAGTACGGTCAGGCGCCGTTGCCGGTTCTGGCGGATAAGTTCATCCACCACGACCGATTGCCAGTATTCGTCGAGAAACGCGAAGGGTTCGTCCAGAAAAAGCAGTTCCGGAGTGACCGCGAAACTGCAGGCGATGGAGAGTCTGCGTTGCATGCCGCCGCTCATTTCGCTCGGTTTTTTATCCCTCGCGTCCGATAATCCCAGTCTTTCGAGCCAAGTCAGCGCCTGTGCATCGAGCTTTTCGCCGCGAAGGCGGGGCGACAGTACGAATTGCATGTTTTGCAGTGCTGTCAGCCAGGGAATAAGGGGGGCGTCCTGAAAGGCAAAGGCGATGTTTGCGGTGCCGATTTGCAGCTGTCCCCGGTCTGGCGCCAAGAGTCCGGCGGCGATCCGGACGATGGTGGTTTTGCCTGCGCCCGACGGGCCGGTCAGACAGACCATGTCACCTTTGCTCATGGCCAGGCTGAAATCCTCGATGACCGTTTTGCCTTGCAGGGTTTTTGAAATATGTTCCAGTCTAAGCATGTGTGCCCGTCCTTGTTTCGGCCCGGTTGCGCAAGGGGCGGATCAGGCCCAGTTCCACGGCCATGCCGAGGCCGACGAGGACCGTTGCCCAAGCGAACAATTCCGGCATGTTGAGCATGCGATAGCTCCAGTAGATCCTGGCACCGATGCCTTGTGACGAGCCGAGGAATTCCGCCACAGCGGCGATTTTCCAGCAGCTTCCCAGGGCATAGGAAAATCCGCCCAGCAGGGAAGGATAGATGCCGCGTAACAGAATATCGGTCAGGATGCGGCTTCGTTTGACCCGGTAGACGGATGCCAACTCGAACAGGCGATGGTCCACTACCGCGGCACTCTGGGCGACGGTGGCAAACAAGGGGGGAAGCAGGGAGGCCACCACTACCGTGATCGGAACCTTGCTGCCCGTGCCGACCCATACCATCAGGAGGGTGATCCACAAGATGGGGGGAGAAGCTTGCAGCGCCGCGACCAGCGGCCCGGTCAGGGCCATGGCCCGTTTGCTGCGGCCGGCGGCGAGGCCGAGTACCAGTGCGGTCGTTACGCTGATTCCCAGGGCCAGCACACCCCGAAAGATAGTGATGGCGATATTCGCCCAGAAGTTGAGAGTGGTGGTTAATTCCGCCAGACAAGCCAGGGTTTGGGTTGGTGTCGGTACCAGGTTGGCACCGAAAAACAGGGTTCCGGCGTACCAGATTCCCAGCAGAATGCAGAACGAAAACAGGTAAGCCATCAGGGTTTCCAGAGCAGATCGACCGGCAGTTCGTCGGTCGCCGGGGTGGTAGCGGATTTTTCTGGGTTCAGGGTGGTCAGGTAGGCCTGTATTTCCTCCGGGATTTGGTTCGCCGGCCTGGTCAGTATCAGGTCTCGCGACAGGGACTGTTTGATCGTATCGCGGGAGACGAATTGCCCGAAGACTTTCGGTCGGGCATCTATGCCTTCTTCGGGGTTGCTTTCCAGGCGTTGTGAGGCGCTTATCATTTCTTCCACCAGTTTTTCAACGACCCCGGGGAGTCTTTCGGCGGTGTGGCGATTGACCGCCACACCCGCCAGGGGCAGGCGGGCCGGAGATCCGGTGCGCTGGCCGTACAGTTCCTCGACGCTGGTCACGATCCGCAGCCCGTCTACCTTGGTCAGCAGGTTTGTGACCAGAGGTTCGGGTGCCAGGGCCGTTTGAACATTGCCGCGAAGCAGGGCCATGGCCAATTGTTTCGGTTCGAAGGGCTGGTAGCGGATATCGTTTTCAGCGTTGGTGGCCACGGCTTCCAGGATCGGCACGGCGGGGGAGCCGGCCGGGGCGTAGGGCAGCTCCCGGCCGTTTAAATCGGCCAGTTTTTTGACGGCCGGATTCCTGCTCAACAGGTAGAACTTTTTCCATCCGCTCACGGTCAGGATCTGCACCGGAGCCCCCGCTTGGTGGGCCTGATAAAAGCCTTCGACATGGCCCAGCCACAGATCCCCCTTGCCGGCCAGCAGCAATCCCCGCAGATCATCGGTGCTTTTCCAGGTTCGCACTCGCAGGTTACAGTAATGCAGGAGCTTGCCGTTGCGCACCGCGGACCAAAAGGGGAGCTGGGGGGTGGTGGCGAGACCGGTGGTGTAGAAGGTCAGTGTGGGTAGATCCGCACGAGTGCCGAATACCAGCTCGTCGCTGGCGGTTTCGTGCCAGGCAAGATAGCCGCCGGCCGCGGTCAGGACGGCCAAAACAAGCAGAAGCAGTGCGATTGTTTTCTTCATGAATTAAAACGTCATTTTGTATGCCGCGTAGGCGTTCAGGCCGGGTTTGTTGAGATCGACTCCGGCGAAGTGGACAGGTGGTTACGGTAGGCTTTGTCGAACAGGTTGTCAACCCCCACCGTGATATCGTGCAGATACCTCCCGGCGGAAAACCGGTCGCCGCAGCTCAGGTTGACGACCGCCCAGCCGGAAGTGTCGATCTCATCCGCAGATACGTGGTTCTGTTCGACGTCCCATAGCGTTTCCCGGTGTCCGCGAAAACCCGTATCCGGCGCATAGGCGATGCCGATCAGTCCCCGCAGAGGCGGGATGAAGGTGAGTCACAACCCCCTTTTGGATGCTTTCAGCGGATTGACAGCCTTGCCGGCTGCTTCTCTTACAGGGATGGATTTAATGAGGTGCTTGTTGGCGCTGAATACTTCATGAGGCTTCAGTCCCAGGCCCTGCATCTGCTGGTAGAATTCTTCTCTGTTGACTCCGTAGCGGTTGACATCAGCCAACACTTTATCTACCCGATCCCGAGTGGTCAGGTAGAGTCCCTTACTGTCAATGGCGACAAGCCGGGTGATTCCGTTGTCGTCAATTTCCTGGATTATCATGTCGGAGGTAGTACCAAATCGATTGACCATTTTGAATCTCCTTGATCTGACGGGTTGTACGTTTTATGTCTTGAATGGCGAATCACCTGTATCATCGTTACCTGCAAGGATAAAAAAGGAATGGAATTCAAGAGACAGGGGATATTCCTGTCCGCCCGAGACGTTGAGGCGGACAGGAAACATGATGCGTTTGACTTAATAAGGACGTGGGGTGGACGTGGTCGTGTTTCGGCATGAGTACGACGGCGACACGCAGATTGTTTCGGGCGCTTTTTTGCCGATGGTTATTTCGGTTGGACCATGTGCTTCGATGTCCAAATCGTTCAGCATGTGGCGTTGGGTCGATACAAACCCGACTCGGAGCATGGCGTCGGCGATCTGACCTTGGACGAAGGACATGTCCGTACCTTGCAATGCGGTCGACAGCCAGCTGATGACGGTGGTGGCGGGGGCGGTCCTGTCTTTGGCCAGGCCATCGGAAACCACCATGAATACGCCGCCCGGACGGAGCACCTGGTGGATCCTGGCCAGGACTTCGTCCAGGTGGTCGCGGTAAAAATTAAAGGTGTAGCACGCTAATACGAAATCGTAATCTTTGCCGATATCATCGACCAGGTAATCGCCGCTCAGGGTGGTGACGCGGTCCTCCATACCGTATTCCGCGATGACTTCATCGGCCACCTTGCAGACCGCGGGTTGGTCGAACAGGCAGCACTGCAGCGAGGAATGGGCGGCGGTTACGGCAATGCCGATCATGCCGGGTCCCGAACCCAGGTCGAGCATGCGGGAGAAGGAGGGGAATTCCGGAAGCGCTGCCACCTGGGATGCAATCTTCTGCGCTCGCCCGGTACGGCAGGCGTTCAGGGATATGCGAGCGGCCCCCTCCCATAGGTTCTCGTCGGTCAGGTTCTGCAGCCGGTACGGGCCGTTGCGGACCAGGTTCAGCAGCACTCCGTGCTGCAGGGGGCGGTGCCAGGCTTCCATGAACAGCAGGCTTTCGCCCACAAAGGTGTCTTTACCGCGCGTCAGCAGCGCCTCGGTTGTGGGGGTGTTGCAATACCGGTCGTTGTCCTTGACCAGATACCCCTGAGCCGTGAGGGCATTGAGAAAATGCTCTGTATTTTGGAGGTGTAATGAGAACGAGTCAGCGATTTCGTCCGCTGTCTTGGGGGTGGACAGGTCGTCGAAGAGGTTTAAAACGAGGGCGGCTCGCAACAATTCCCACTTTACAGCGTTGTAGGTGAGCTCAAACAGTTCGTTTGCCTGCATCTGCGGATCGGGCAAAGGTTTTTTCATCGCATGTGGGTCCTTTCTGACTTCATTGTCGAGTTTCGATACCTTGGTGGATCTTGTTTCTCCTCATCGGATGATCCGGGGGTGACAATGGATAACCGGTCTCGATCCGAAAGTAAGGATGGAGACCGGTTGCAGAGGTAAAGGAAGTTGTGTCTCCGGTGCGCTTTGAGGCGGAGATGTGCGAATTTCGATCAGAGCGTGTCGCTGCAGGTTTTTCTGGAGCGGACTGCGAGCGCCTGGTGCATGGCAGCGTTCCATTCTTCCGCGGAATAGTGGATCGAAAGGGGAATAAGAAAGCTGCTGTCGAAATTCGTTGCGATGATTTCGGCCAAATTATCTGTTCGCTTGGTTTTTAAGTTGGATATAGACATTGACGTTGTCTCGCTGGGTAAGAGATTGTTTAAAAAACCTAATCATGTGAGCCACTGATCTTCAAGTCGTTGCAACCATGTTTCAACTCGGTTGGTGTTTTTGTCCTCCTGGTTATCTTCGTCCAGTGCCAGTCCGACAAATTGTTTGTTGAGTATGGCGGTCGAACCGTCGAAGCAATAATCATCCATGGGCCACGCACCGATAGGGTTTGCGCCGCAGTCGACCAGTACTTCGTAGAGTGTGCCCATGGCATCCACAAAGGTGGACGGATAGGCTTCCTGATCGCCCAGGCCGAACAAGGCAATTCGCTTTTTCTGCAGATCGACTTCCTGCAGTAGCGCCATTTTTTTCCCCCAGTCATCCTGGACATCGCCGTATCCCCATGTAGAGATACCCATGATCAGGTTGGGATAGCGGGCCAGATCTTCCTTTTCGGCCTGGGAGATGTCGATGAGGTCGGCTCGCTCCTTGCCAAGCAGTTGCTGCATCATTTCTGCGTATTTGGTGGTGTTGCCGGTGGTCGATCCGTAAACTATGCCGATTTGTGTCATGGGTTTTCCTTTCTGATAGGGGGCTGTTTGGGATCTCTCGCAGGTCCGTTGCCGGATGCCAGACAGGATAGGGCTACTCTCTGCGGATTGCAGTGATTTACGTCACGAAAATGAAAACTATTTTCAATTCGAGAAAAATCTGAGTTTTTTTCTTAAGTGCAATGTTTGAGCGGCTCGATACCGACGTTTTTAAAGTCTAGTCATGGCTGGCCGGAAACAGGTGGCGGTGGGGGGGTATGAAAGCCCTGCGTTGCGAAAAGTCCTTGCACGGCATGGAGAATTTGGTGGTTTTTTTTGTCGGAGCCTTTTTGTTTGGGGTGGGATTCACCGTTTTCCCAACTCATGTCGCCATTTTACCTGTGGGTTTTTGCAGCAGGGAGCACATCTGCCGGGTGATCTTGGGACGCTTCACCTCCTCAAAACCGCACTTTTTCGCCATGGCGATCTCGGTTTCAAATTCTTCGTATTGCAGGTGAGCGCCGGGTTCCAACAGCAGGAACAGGCCGCCGGGCGTGAGCAGCGTGAAGATTTCGGCCAGGATTTTTTCCGGAACCGGAGTTTCGTGCAGCGAGTTGCTGGCCAGCGCAAAATCAAGTTTCAGCGGCAGGCCGATGCAGTAGCCGTCACAGCGTATGGGGTGAATGATTTCGGCCAGGCCGGCTTTGCGCGCCCGGGCCATGGTCTTGTCCAGCATCTTCTGTTGCACATCCACTGCCACGACCCGTCCGGTTTTGCCAGTCAAGCGCGCCATGCCCAGGGCAAAATGACCGAAGCCGCATCCCAGGTCCAGCACAGTCATACCTGTGTTTACGTAGGGACCGAGTATTTTTGAGGGCGGATGCATCAGACGGCGCAGGGGATTGTCGAAAAAGTAGGCCATCCACCAGGGGCAGACCTGGTGTTTATTTGTCTTGCCGGTTTTTTTTGAAGGAGTGTTCAATCTCAGCCTCCTTGGGAAAAGGTGTATTTCAAATATGCACCATGGTCCAGTTTTTATGCCAATGAAATAGAGGGTTGTCAAGTGAAAATAAATTTCATTTTCGTGACGACGGTCACAGTAGTCGATTGCAATCTGCATTAGTCTGGCTGGCACAGAGATGGTGCTACGAAATGCACTTAGGCTTATCTGGAAAACGTAAATACTTGTGAATTGAGAGGGGATGGGAACGTCAGGTGGGTGAGGTGTCAAATTGATTAAACAAGTTGAAATTCAAACCTTTTGTGACGATCAAGGCGAAGTCGTTTTTGAAGCCGACTGCGTTGCGGATGAATTTTCCAAGATATCTGGCAACCAAAAGATGTCCCTGATCCTGATCGTCACTCTGGAGGGTTGCCTGCGTGGCAACTGCCAGGCTTGCGGCCGCTCTTTTGAACTGTCCGCCGGACAGGCGTTGATCTTCTTCAATCCCAAGGGCTCACTGCGGCTTGAAAGGGATTGTTCTGGACATGTGAAAAGCGTTTTGCTGCGTGTCGATCCAGCGCTTCTTGGTTGCTGCGGCGGCGGTTCCGAGCCGATGATGCCCGGACTGCTTCCGGGCTGGATGCAGAAGATGGAGGCTTCCCGTTCCCTGCTTCCAATTATCCTCTCTCCACTCATGGGTGTCATCGGCCGCCAGATCCTCGACTGCCCTCTTGCTTCGCCGGTGAGGGATATTTATCTCAATGGCAAGGCCTTGGAAATGCTGGCCTGCTGCCTCACATCTCTGGAAATGGGCCAGCGGTCACGGCACGGTTGCTCCTGCCGCTTGCGGGAAGAAGAGAGGGAAAAAATTCGCCTGGCCCGGGAGATTCTCCTCCGCGATCTGGAAGCCCCCCCGAGGCTCGAGCAACTGGCCGCCCGTGTGGGATTGAACGCCACCAAACTCAAGCGTGGCTTTCGGCATCTGTTCGGGACCAGTGTTTTCGATTGTTTCCGCAACTACCGCCTGGAAACGGCGCGTAGGATTTTGGAACAGGATCAGGTCAGTGTCACCGAAGCCGCCATGACAGTGGGTTATTCCAATGTTGGCCATTTCTGCGCCGCTTTCAAAAAGCAGTTCGGTGTCAGTCCGGGGCACTGGCTGCGAAGTCCTTCCACGGCAATTTCCTCCGAAGCTTTAGGCTTCTGAGCGAAGCAATTGAAGCCCCTGCCAGTCCTGCCATAAATCCTTTCCAAGGTGTTTTTGCCGGAATCCGGTATGTAAGTTCAAGCCATCATGCCTGCCTGGGAGAATCATGCGGGCATGAGGGCATGAATCAGTGAACGGTACCAAGGATTTCTTCAGGCGAAGCCGCAGGGGCTTGGAGAAAACAGCGTTTTTTCAACTGACCCGCTGCGAACTTAAAAAGACCCGCTTCGAGTAGCACTGGGTTTTTACCTTATGTTACGTATGTGCCTAGTCGCGTTAAAGACCATGAATTTTTGCCGGAACGGTTCCAAGAAAGTTGCCTGGTGTCCCGTGCGGTTAAGAGATGAAAATATAAAACATCCGGACAGCACAAGCAGGCCGTGTGCGCGGCCTGGCGGGCCGGGTGTCGGAAAAACCCAATGTGCATGTGGGTGGATATGGTTCCTGGGAGTGGGACGTTCTTCCAAGACATGAAACGAAGGAGGAAATAGATGTCAAAACGAAGGCTGATAACAACGATAGGCGAGAGGATTCCCGGCACACGTTCCGGAAAGATCCGTCGAACACTTGACGGAAGGCAGGGGTTCACCCTGCTGGAGATCCTGGTGGTGTTGACCATCATGGGCTTTCTCATCGCCATGGTGGCGCCGCGACTGGCCAATCTGTCCAACGAGGCCGGGGGCACGGTGTGTGACACCAATAAGGGGCGCATCAGGAGCTATGTCAGCTCATTCTATGAGAAATTCGACCGTTATCCCAACCACGTTACCAATATGGTAATGACCGACGGAACCACTTTGGCTGCCGCCAATGGCGCGGATGCGGGCTATCAGATTCCCTACTGCTCGGACGACGACCCGGACAATGGGCCCGAAGTTTTGGCTAAGGGCCACAACAAGTTGTATAAATTCATGATTCACCGCCTCAACCAGGAAGAGGTCGATGAACTGAAAGCCCTCGGCATTACCGAAGTCTACAATCTCAACGACTACGCCGCCGAGGCCGACGGTCTCAACGGCGCCGCCGCCAACGGCCGCTCGGGGGCAGCTACGGATGGTGACCGGGTCAGCAACTGGGGTAATGTGACGGCCATCACAGACCAGCGGCCTGCCATGGAGCCCTGCCCGTTGGAAGCTGGCGTGGGCGTGGCCATGTGCGGCTGCGGTATTGCTACGGTCGGCGGCACCGAGGTGACCTATGTTCAGGTCGAGCGGGCCTGGGCTGAAGAGGATATTTTCGGCCGCATCGCTTTTGCTCTGGGGCCGGAATCCGAGCTGGTTTCCTCCGGCATCGTATCCAACGCGGCCCACTGCCCCGGTTCCATCCAGGGGGCGGACAATTTTTCCTATGGTGCCTACTATCTGG
This DNA window, taken from Syntrophotalea carbinolica DSM 2380, encodes the following:
- a CDS encoding ATP-binding cassette domain-containing protein, translated to MLRLEHISKTLQGKTVIEDFSLAMSKGDMVCLTGPSGAGKTTIVRIAAGLLAPDRGQLQIGTANIAFAFQDAPLIPWLTALQNMQFVLSPRLRGEKLDAQALTWLERLGLSDARDKKPSEMSGGMQRRLSIACSFAVTPELLFLDEPFAFLDEYWQSVVVDELIRQNRQRRLTVLMVSHQPEPVQRLDARVVHLATGSKLLSAKKHNPERAEQTGAESA
- a CDS encoding ABC transporter permease, with product MAYLFSFCILLGIWYAGTLFFGANLVPTPTQTLACLAELTTTLNFWANIAITIFRGVLALGISVTTALVLGLAAGRSKRAMALTGPLVAALQASPPILWITLLMVWVGTGSKVPITVVVASLLPPLFATVAQSAAVVDHRLFELASVYRVKRSRILTDILLRGIYPSLLGGFSYALGSCWKIAAVAEFLGSSQGIGARIYWSYRMLNMPELFAWATVLVGLGMAVELGLIRPLRNRAETRTGTHA
- a CDS encoding ABC transporter substrate-binding protein, with translation MKKTIALLLLVLAVLTAAGGYLAWHETASDELVFGTRADLPTLTFYTTGLATTPQLPFWSAVRNGKLLHYCNLRVRTWKSTDDLRGLLLAGKGDLWLGHVEGFYQAHQAGAPVQILTVSGWKKFYLLSRNPAVKKLADLNGRELPYAPAGSPAVPILEAVATNAENDIRYQPFEPKQLAMALLRGNVQTALAPEPLVTNLLTKVDGLRIVTSVEELYGQRTGSPARLPLAGVAVNRHTAERLPGVVEKLVEEMISASQRLESNPEEGIDARPKVFGQFVSRDTIKQSLSRDLILTRPANQIPEEIQAYLTTLNPEKSATTPATDELPVDLLWKP
- a CDS encoding class I SAM-dependent methyltransferase, translating into MKKPLPDPQMQANELFELTYNAVKWELLRAALVLNLFDDLSTPKTADEIADSFSLHLQNTEHFLNALTAQGYLVKDNDRYCNTPTTEALLTRGKDTFVGESLLFMEAWHRPLQHGVLLNLVRNGPYRLQNLTDENLWEGAARISLNACRTGRAQKIASQVAALPEFPSFSRMLDLGSGPGMIGIAVTAAHSSLQCCLFDQPAVCKVADEVIAEYGMEDRVTTLSGDYLVDDIGKDYDFVLACYTFNFYRDHLDEVLARIHQVLRPGGVFMVVSDGLAKDRTAPATTVISWLSTALQGTDMSFVQGQIADAMLRVGFVSTQRHMLNDLDIEAHGPTEITIGKKAPETICVSPSYSCRNTTTSTPRPY
- a CDS encoding flavodoxin, whose translation is MTQIGIVYGSTTGNTTKYAEMMQQLLGKERADLIDISQAEKEDLARYPNLIMGISTWGYGDVQDDWGKKMALLQEVDLQKKRIALFGLGDQEAYPSTFVDAMGTLYEVLVDCGANPIGAWPMDDYCFDGSTAILNKQFVGLALDEDNQEDKNTNRVETWLQRLEDQWLT
- a CDS encoding class I SAM-dependent methyltransferase — translated: MNTPSKKTGKTNKHQVCPWWMAYFFDNPLRRLMHPPSKILGPYVNTGMTVLDLGCGFGHFALGMARLTGKTGRVVAVDVQQKMLDKTMARARKAGLAEIIHPIRCDGYCIGLPLKLDFALASNSLHETPVPEKILAEIFTLLTPGGLFLLLEPGAHLQYEEFETEIAMAKKCGFEEVKRPKITRQMCSLLQKPTGKMAT
- a CDS encoding helix-turn-helix transcriptional regulator; this encodes MIKQVEIQTFCDDQGEVVFEADCVADEFSKISGNQKMSLILIVTLEGCLRGNCQACGRSFELSAGQALIFFNPKGSLRLERDCSGHVKSVLLRVDPALLGCCGGGSEPMMPGLLPGWMQKMEASRSLLPIILSPLMGVIGRQILDCPLASPVRDIYLNGKALEMLACCLTSLEMGQRSRHGCSCRLREEEREKIRLAREILLRDLEAPPRLEQLAARVGLNATKLKRGFRHLFGTSVFDCFRNYRLETARRILEQDQVSVTEAAMTVGYSNVGHFCAAFKKQFGVSPGHWLRSPSTAISSEALGF
- a CDS encoding type II secretion system protein is translated as MSKRRLITTIGERIPGTRSGKIRRTLDGRQGFTLLEILVVLTIMGFLIAMVAPRLANLSNEAGGTVCDTNKGRIRSYVSSFYEKFDRYPNHVTNMVMTDGTTLAAANGADAGYQIPYCSDDDPDNGPEVLAKGHNKLYKFMIHRLNQEEVDELKALGITEVYNLNDYAAEADGLNGAAANGRSGAATDGDRVSNWGNVTAITDQRPAMEPCPLEAGVGVAMCGCGIATVGGTEVTYVQVERAWAEEDIFGRIAFALGPESELVSSGIVSNAAHCPGSIQGADNFSYGAYYLVLPRLEATADRLETATAYNALWGSGTLAYASLSADDLEAVSWPKGGDTPSTNYNITNNDDNFKVRNGLGLGEAMEPWDFDTNRQRYDEVWGVDVMNANHVLNGG